Within Sorghum bicolor cultivar BTx623 chromosome 2, Sorghum_bicolor_NCBIv3, whole genome shotgun sequence, the genomic segment TTGAAACATGGCAAGGATGTCCAATATGAGTATGTCACATAACATATGGCCTAACCACTTTAAGCAAAGTACACTAACCAAAACAAGACTGTTGATCTCATGGATCACTAGATTAAGGGGAACATCTGTTCTGgttccccattagaacaatttTAGATCTAATATATGTATAGCACCCTACACTAAAGGATCAAATTCCATGGACATGCAACTAAATCTTCAAAACTTTCAATGGATAAAATGAAAAATCATAGCTCAAAATCATTTAAAACTTTTGGCTCAAGTTAAAAACTTTCAATTTTAAACTCACCATGCACTTGTCCAAGCCAACTGCGTTTGTGAACTAGAGAGGCTCATCCATGGTATGGTGAGATGATTCATTCCACCATGCTTGCTTGTGACTCGATGGGATACAAAATAGAAACAACTTATTGTCATAGATAGGTGGGGAAAGGAGACGGGTTGAGCAAATTATGGAAGCAGGTTGAGATATAGGGATGGAGAGGAAAGAGTTATATATGAGTAGAGAGGATTATTGCGCAAGCATTATTGCAAGGGTGAGGAGTCCCTTGCTGCCCAAACCAAGGGCAAATCTAGCTAAGTATAATATATCCGTTCTTAGTAACACACATCCATAATGAAGTAACACACGTCCTTGGTGCATAACATTATGCTTGTTCAGTAATATAAAGACATACTAATTTCTCTATTTTTGTGCGAGAATATGCTAATTGGCTTGATGCGCCATAGTGAGGTAACTTCGACAGAATAAATGTGACTATTGTTGTTGCATTGCGCGATGCATGTTTTATATAACGACATACTCATCTGTCCAATTTTGCGTGGGGATCTAGTAATCATTGTTAGCACTTGTAAAGTACATCCATAACGAAGCGACTTTGGAAAAAAATAAATGTGGATatcattgatgcattacgtcatTCAGTTATATAACACGACATACTACtcatttttctttgtttatgtGTGGGAATCTAGTAATGAACGTTGTTAGTACTTGTAAGGCCAGTGAAATTACACACATCCAGTACGAAGCAACTTCGACAAAAATAACCTTGAATAGTGTTCATATGCGTGAAATTATTGTCATTCATTTGTATAATGCCACACTCATATTTCTCTATGACTATATGATGCAATCATATATTCTAGCCGTTCAATTAATGCGAGAATTGAAATTTAGAATTATGCCAGTGGAATGGTCTTGAGAACTGTAAGTTTTAGATGTGACGTCGGAATGTACATATTAAACCTCGAATAGGAAATACGAAACATCAAGTTTTAGTGATTGCCACATGACAAGGGGAATCACAAAAATCCCATTATTCTTTCAATTCAAAGAGATACATACAAAATATGTACATATAGACATTTGACCGCACAGTTGATTTTGAATCACCATGGTAATATATGGAGTAATAACGGACACACAAAAAAAGGTGTCCATGTTATTTATTCTTAGGCAGGCATTGAAACCAGTCTACTACTGTGCCCTTCTCACTGACTAGTGGGCCCAGGCAAATAATATAATGGGCGCGCGCCCTGTTCCAGGGAGACGGTTTCTGTCAGTGGCCACCACTCACAAATCACACCCTCGCATGAACCCAGCACTGGCTGACATCCGGTCCCAACACTATCCCTACCCCACTGTCAGTGAGTTGTTCTACAAGTTACCAGCGTCGGTAGTGGCCGCAGGCTTCAGTGTGACGACGTCCAGGGCTGCTACTGCTAGAGACAACGCACACTGTGGCTGGCTGGCTAGGGCGTTCCTGCATTGCTTCCTCGCTTTCCATCTCTATTTCCTGCCGGGACCGGGACCAGCAGCAGATCGTCCGCACGCAAACACACCACTGCCCGCAGTCGTCCGTGGCTCACGAGTCCAGCGCGCGgcggccgccaccaccaccaccaccatcaccagcgacgacgacgagcgaCGAGCGCGAGAGCCATGGCGCAGGTGAGCATCGTGACGGCGGCGAGGAGGGCGGACGCGCTGAACCCTGACGCCAGGGAGTTCCTCCCGTGGTGGCGCCTTGGGGGCAGCAGGAAGCAGCTCTCGGTCGACGCGCCAGAGTTCATCCCCACCAGCTGGGGGaaagcggcggcggccgccgccgcccgcggtGTGGTCATAGCCCGCCCAAACAACTCCGGCACGGGGAGAGCAGCGGTAAGCACGTACGCGCACGCATGACCGCTTGATTGCCTTCGTCGCTTTGCTTGTTTCCTAGATCTATCTTGCTCGCGTCGTCTTCCTCATCGCTTCCTTGCTGGTTTCATTTCCTCTGCGCGCTGATTaattcgatcgatcgatcgatccagCTGTTTTCTTCTTTTGGTGCTTTCTACGCTTTCCTTTTCTGGGTGGATCACCATATTCATATATCACTCTTCCGATCCGATCGGGGGATTCAGATTCAGGCCCGTCGTTCTTTAGCTAGCGTTGGCGGCAGAATTCAAGGGGGCTCGAGCTCGAATGCTCGATCTTGTTGCTTCCTGCTTCTGAGTCCCTCTTCTTCTCTAGGGCAGTACCAGTAGTAGGGCTACACTTGTTTCGTTCTATGGAGGAAAGTCTTTAGGGTTTCCCTTTGGCACGAAGCTGAGGTTGGGCACAAAGATATGTTCCTGGCTGCTGCATCTCTGAATTCTGATACATTTTGCCTGGTTACTAGATTGTTTCTCAAAATTATTATTACTTTGTGCTTGGTTCCTCTCGCTTTTTATTTCCCCTTGCTTCTGACACGGACTTGTTGATCCCCAGATTTCCATAATTCCATTTAGACTAAACATGATCTGTGAATCTGTCCAACATATATAGGAAGGTAGCGCACAGGTTCCAGACTCTCCAGGCCTCCGGCACAAAGCAAGATAGCGCACTGCAGGCTCTCTCGGTCCTCAGAGCCCCTGCCTGACAAATGGAAGATATACCGTGCCACTGTGCCAGCCGCAGCCACACTCAATTCTCCTGATCCTCTCTCGATCTAAGTGCATTGTTGGCTATCAATGTTTCTCTTCCATCATTTCAAAAGAAACTACCGACTTGTCCAAAAAAAACTACCTTCATCAGAAAGCCTGTACAAATTATCCAGGAGCTCTTCCCAGTACCAGAACAAGTTTATGTTCTCTCTCGCTCGACTTCCTGTACAAATTCCAGGAGTTAAGCTAGCTAGAGACTTTTTGGTTCCAAAGAGCAATATTCTCTTGGCTTATTCGATTTTCTTGTGAGTTCTCTCCACATAACACGGGTTATATATCCATACCACCTATTATTAGTGGCAGAGAGGGTTCGTAAAACTAAAGAGCCCAATTGCGATGGATTCTCTCAGCCCTGGCTCGAGAGGACCTGGAGCTGGCTTCCAGTTTATTTTTGAGGGAGAGGTAGGGGAAAAAAAGGCTCCATGTACAAATGCACAAGATTCTCAGGAGCCATTTAATTTTGGAGGAGAAACCCTACCTCTCTCAAACAGTGCCTAATAAGAGGACTATCTGTATGGCGGAACGGTTGGATTAGTCCTTCATTCGTTGTGTGTATAGGTGAAATTTTACCAAAGTTAAATAGAAAGGGCGTCCCTCACCTCTTGTGCTAATTTATGGGTTCAGAACGAATCATCCCTAGAGATCTGAGACTATCTCACAATCTCATCTTAAATTCTTAATTCCAGTACACTCTCGGATGGTGTAGGTCCAAGACCGGTGGGTGCTTGTAATGGGACGCAGAGTGAGACACCGATATTtggtttgtgtgtgtgtgtgtgtgggggggggggggactgTTGAATTTGTGTAGCATATAATTCTTATCTTACAAAATCTGTTTATTCTCTATTACATAAGTAACATGTTATGGTTCATCTATATTATTATCATTACAGATCTcacacaatttttttttcaaaaaatatatattcaaCCTAGAACCATTATTTCATCATTAGAATAATGTTACTAGTTAATATAAGAACTTGGAATTTACTTTGTCCTAGTTCTAATTATTAATTTTTAATAGTTTCTGGTAGACATTTCTCAGTTTTGTTGTATGCAATATTTGTGTTACTTGATTAAACGTAATTGTTGAGTTCATCAACTTTGGGGGTAAATTGTATGAGTATGCTTGGGAAATATAAGAAAAAATACTCAAAAACAAAGATTAATGATGCTGCTCTATAACACAAAGCTTATTACTGTGCAAGAAAAACTATGAAGCTTTGCACATTAGTATCTTATAAAAGGGCTTTCAAAGGAAGTACAAATGCAATTTTCTGAGGATACATGTCCTTCTCTGGcatcacttttttttttcttaccaAGCATTCATAAATAAAATGACATACAAGTGTCCATTATCTTCATCTAGGCTAAAACTCAAGGGGCATCTTCTGTTGAGAGAAATACCTTGATGTCTTGTATTTTACAGGGTAGGGAGAGGCTGTTGTTATGAGGAACTTGCATTTTCTGAGGGCATACTAGCTTCCAGATTTTGGATCACTCAATATATACAAGGAATTGTGTCCAGTGTTGAACAGTAGTAATAGTAGTATTGCTCTAGCCTTTGACATATGTCTTCCAGTTTCGGTTCTTTATTATCTTTTTTTCTAAAGAACTATGCAGTCCTAATCAGTTCCAAATTGTGTCCTCCTTATGTGGATTTCAGTATTATCACATAGGATGATTTTATGATATACCAATCTAGAAAGATACATCTTTGTCGCCTTTTATTGAATGCTTCTTTATCTTATGTGATCATAAATTATATTTTTACAGAGAAGACCCGCAAGCAATAGTCGGCAGGATGCAAACTCACCACGGAATGCATTTTTCAAGTCTCACAGGTCTCAATGGGATGAAACTGTGAAAAGAACAATCTTTGTCAAATATATTGATCACACTGTAAGTCTCTAGTAGCAAGTTGAGTATTATAAATATATGTTTTGGTATACTTTTAGTCAATTTAATATGTTTGTCATTCTTGTCTTTGGTTCAGGTCACCGAGGAAACGCTGGCTTGTATGTTTCGGTTATTTGGGACTGTATGTCCTTTTCACCTATATGCTTTCTCTTTGATATGTTTAGTTATTAGCTTGTATGCATATTCTTTGTTGCAATGTGCTACATATATATCTGCAGGTAGAGAAATAACTTTCCCTACATGATATCATCTCAAGTTGCATTTGCGTAATAAATGAGTTAAGACATAAATAATAGTTTATTATGGCTTGTTTGTCATTTTTTAGAGTTACATTGTTTGGAATCGTAAGATGAATGCAAGCACAAGGTGCTGCTTTTTTTTTCtacatatcaaagagatagatgtGGAGTTTCTGGTGCCATGGGAATTAGTACAAAAATATTTCAATCCACTCAAATTTCTTTTTCAATCAACAAGCATTGTTTCTATGAGACAATATATAGATATGATGAAATCATGCCAAGCATCATCTTTTGTTTAAGGTGTTCTATATTGGCCTATTTGATCAAATTAATTGCTATAGCTTGTCGACTTAAGACTGAAGTTATCATTTTAATTTGTGTTCACGTATGTTAGCTAAGCACTTCATTTTATACTGTGCATGAATAATGCTGAAATAGGTGTTTGGTggtagtgtgtgtgtgtggggtggggggtgggggggggggattCAACAGAGTAAAATCGACCTTTGATTTACATACGAAAGGGTTCTTTTTGTCGTTTATCCAATGCACAATTATTTGGCAGACACAATAATTTTATTTTGCATGGAAGCATCAAGTTATAATCTTAGCAATAGAAATATTTGGATTGCAGATGCATGTATTCAAAGCATTTTTGTCACATTGGCACATTTGAGCACAGTTTGATTAACTCAAAATTTACAAAGCCAAAAGTGTATAATCCGGAAGAGGGCAGGCATAGCCATTATGCAGGACAATATGATGACATTGATGAGAACCATATATTTGCTGCCATAAATATGTAGTAAACAAGGACCGTATCGGATAAGACACATTAAAGATTAAATCCTTTTTGTATTATTTCATGATGTGTTTTCCATTGCATTTTTTCTGGCCATCACTTACATTAAAACTCTGAGAGGATTGTTTATGATGCTTATTAGTTTCCATGGTATCAAAGGAAGCCACCGAGTAGTACTTTAAGAAAGAGAATTAATATGCAatcagtattattattattgaccACACAGAAGTTGTAAAATATGGAGAATTTGTGTCCCCTGTACATCTCATGACAGAATACTATACATGTTTTGCCAACAGGTGGTGGATTGCCGCATTTGTGGACACCCTACTTCTGGTGGTCTCAGGTTTGGATTTGTAGAGCTTCGACACGAAGGTTAGTTACCCATTTCTGACTCAAAATTTGTCATaatttggtattattcataaaaAGTATCAATCTTTGGTTAGCACAAACAATTTATTTGTAAAGCAAAATCCAGAAGTCATAATGTTTCGAAACGTTTCAGACGAAGCACTTGCGTCATTAGATCTTGATGGATCCATTATTGGCATATCTGCTGTGAGCGTTTCACGCTCAAGGACTGCAATCTGCCCTATTAACCCCAAGTTCCTTCCTCAGGTTAGTCATAAGGTTTTCTTGCCAAGCTTCGATTTACACCCTAAAGATGTTGCAATGCCTAATAATGTACGGATCGATAATGTTACTTGTTTTACTCTTCTGTATGTATAGTCTGAAGCCGAGTGGGAGACGTGCTTGAGGACTATATATTGCACCAGTATCAGCAAAATTGTATGTATGCTAGATTTTCATTAGTTTCACCTAAATTAGGATTCACATGCCCATTATTTTTATCTTCAATTCTTATATTTACTTATTCCTTGTTAATTTTTACAGGTCACAAGTAGTAATCTGAAAGCTTTTTGTGAGGCGTATTTTGGCAAGGCACAGCAAttcgttacctcatttatcaatTCTGCAAATGCCACGTACCCTTTCTGTGTTTATCTTCAAGGATTATACAAATGAATTATTTAGAATCTATATTTCAATGCATCACAGGTTTGCCGCCTTAAGCTTCTGGATAATGGAGAGCGCTCCACAAACATAGCTTTTATTGAGTTTGCTGAGGTACCTAATATAGTCTCAAAGTTCATCTCAGTTAAACTTTTTTCTGCACCGAATTTACTTTATGAACTAATGACAATAGTACAACCTACATGACTCGCTTATGGGTTTCTGTTTGTATTCTTTACTCAGTTTGTTTCCTATGCTCTCTGCTGTGAGCCAGTATGCTATGATTATGTATGGATCCTTTTTAAAATTGTTTATAGTCATTATAATATGAGATTAATCAAGATACAACTGATGTTAGTTTGTTACCATGCATCCACACCAATAGTTTAATATTATAAGCTATTAAACACCTCCCAACACCTCCGACCCATTAAAACTTGCAGATATAAATGATTTTCTTCCTGAGTCATTTTGGTTCCTCTACGTGCATATATGTAAGACTATAATTAGCGTTGGTGCAAATTTCCTACATGCGTGTTTTAACTACCAGGTTGATGATTTTTCAACATGTGTTTTAACTACAGGTTGATGGTGCTATTGCTGCTCTTATGTCCGGCGGCATTTACGTGGATGGCATTCCTATCAGGTTTTGCTCCTCTAGCTACCTTTCATGTTTTTGCTTTGTTTCTCCTTAGGAACACATTCACACTGCTATTGCATATGTGCCAGATTGTTGATTGGCTATTCTGTGCTACTTGCTGGTTTTTGCAGGATGTGCCCATCCAAGAGCCCAAT encodes:
- the LOC8065471 gene encoding polyadenylate-binding protein-interacting protein 8, coding for MAQVSIVTAARRADALNPDAREFLPWWRLGGSRKQLSVDAPEFIPTSWGKAAAAAAARGVVIARPNNSGTGRAARRPASNSRQDANSPRNAFFKSHRSQWDETVKRTIFVKYIDHTVTEETLACMFRLFGTVVDCRICGHPTSGGLRFGFVELRHEDEALASLDLDGSIIGISAVSVSRSRTAICPINPKFLPQSEAEWETCLRTIYCTSISKIVTSSNLKAFCEAYFGKAQQFVTSFINSANATYPFCVYLQGLYK